Proteins encoded within one genomic window of Girardinichthys multiradiatus isolate DD_20200921_A chromosome 21, DD_fGirMul_XY1, whole genome shotgun sequence:
- the LOC124857801 gene encoding E3 ubiquitin-protein ligase RNF31 produces the protein MSDSPESVQMEEVRQRAQSLLSSSGSAQDVKAEVLTLASIALPVSEKYLRLTAEEMLKENTAGRSNLEVFESLSKLVKALSILEKYGCNLTSPTRPRYWRSVKHNNPVFRTTVDAIKGGRRVLFLYGYTNQQIDGLSFPDEVSEPDCDNVAAVTLEVMTLRTEVDMLLKGIHPHPECFQDIIPCLIQQDPPEDSVANVPGDKGEGEKPHTTPSLVKPTPLPRQTQPPRTPAAPPAVSLCNLCGGDSSLLCPSCEDKPFCDACDDLYHRHPSRANHKRDKIQKTQQETCSICGISSVHIQCSTCIQRLCLNCDRLFHSHPDRRGHSRTNLAAAATSSPSLSTWECAHCTTVNEIRAVLCTTCDRPRLATPAITAQDGSGSGPSSQNTEWECKSCTVVNQGSSILCEVCERPRLATRPPAPAAPESGSKWTCQFCTFVNSKPLAVCEMCSLPSKDSAGVSAPQSLQQPPSFTKEQPDLSGKPQPKPRANLDLKRQKMLREDGLTLIQQIKEAEKHGVSPEEVYAALSMCGGSSVNPCNWLKSELPHLLDEICAMAASVQLNYREKNSGTQLAVERDGSLSEQNVKLSRAEAKLAWLAAGGDKDKAVRQLLRDRQVKMRELNFLGFQDMPQCEEALRQSGGDIRGSLSLLQRPLMEPFHQRIWLDQPEPPINPRHPDKQRMCRRLLALYDLPSWGRCELALSLLQEPDVNYSLEDVVQAVKESHDKEFIKRLLNTECPVCLSIFPRSKMQSLTSCQCSVCHECFRTHFTIAVRDKHIRDMVCPACSEPDINDPEQLDSYFSTLDVQLRDCLDPEVYELFHKKLTEHTLMKDPKFLWCCHCTSGFINDGNQLKVTCPSCRKSFCAQCKKPWEPQHQDVSCEQFQLWKRENDPEYQRQGLAGYLRDNGITCPECKFQYALTKGGCMHFTCSQCRHQFCSGCNNPYYKTECKVAQCKYAGLHAHHPRDCLFYLRDWDADRLQDLLQRSGVPFNTDPSNETQTDTCGVMEQKDEGGQQADSPCGGQTQPGQAGLCMKHYREYLVSLINGNSVDPAVLYETQELVIACDRYLVDSRRGEGEEDNAYNARLLKKLMEVPLGEKVPRNK, from the exons ATGAGTGACAGTCCTGAGTCTGTCCAGATGGAGGAGGTCCGGCAGAGGGCCCAGTCGCTCCTCTCGTCGTCGGGTTCAGCCCAGGATGTGAAGGCTGAGGTCCTGACGTTGGCCAGCATCGCTCTGCCTGTTTCAGAGAAGTACCTTCGTCTGACAGCAGAAGAGATGCTGAAGGAGAACACGGCTGGTCGCAGCAACCTGGAG GTTTTTGAGTCGTTGAGTAAACTCGTCAAAGCTTTGAGCATCCTGGAGAAATACGGGTGCAACCTGACCAGTCCCACCAGGCCCAGATACTGGAGGAGCGTCAAACACAACAACCCCGTCTTCAGGACCACCGTGGACGCCATCAAG ggaGGCCGGAGAGTCCTGTTTCTGTACGGATACACCAACCAGCAGATCGATGGCCTCAGTTTTCCTGATGAAGTCTCCGAGCCAGATTGTGACAATGTGGCTGCAGTGACCCTGGAGGTGATGACGCTGCGCACAGAAGTGGACATGCTTCTGAAA GGCATCCATCCTCATCCAGAATGCTTCCAAGACATCATCCCGTGTCTTATCCAGCAG GACCCGCCTGAAGACTCTGTTGCAAATGTGCCTGGAGACAAAGGAGAGGGAGAAAAACCCCACACCACCCCTTCTTTAGTGAAACCAACTCCATTGCCCAGGCAGACACAACCTCCAAGAACACCAGCAG CTCCCCCTGCAGTCAGTTTGTGTAATTTGTGTGGCGGAGATTCGTCACTTCTTTGTCCGTCCTGTGAGGATAAGCCTTTCTGCGACGCCTGTGACGACCTATATCACCGCCACCCATCCAGAGCCAATCACAAGAGAGACAAAATCCAGAAAACCCAACAGG AGACCTGTAGTATCTGTGGTATTTCTTCTGTCCACATCCAGTGTTCCACCTGCATCCAAAGGTTGTGTCTGAACTGTGACCGGCTCTTCCACTCCCACCCTGACCGCAGAGGACACAGCAGAACCAACCTGGCTGCCGCTGCTACATCCAG TCCGTCCCTGTCCACCTGGGAGTGCGCTCACTGCACCACCGTGAACGAGATTAGAGCTGTCCTTTGCACGACGTGCGATCGTCCTCGACTCGCCACTCCGGCAATAACCGCTCAGGACGGCTCCGGGTCCGGTCCATCGTCACAAAACACCG AGTGGGAGTGTAAGAGCTGCACTGTTGTGAACCAAGGCAGCAGCATCCTCTGCGAGGTGTGTGAGCGCCCTCGTCTGGCCACTCGCCCGCCTGCCCCAGCAGCACCAGAGTCTGGGTCAAAG TGGACCTGCCAGTTCTGCACCTTCGTCAACTCCAAGCCCTTGGCTGTGTGCGAGATGTGCAGCCTGCCCTCCAAAGACTCGGCCGGGGTTTCTGCGCCTCAGTCGCTCCAGCAGCCGCCGTCCTTCACTAAGGAGCAGCCTGACCTCAGTGGGAAGCCTCAGCCGAAGCCCAGAGCCAATCTGGATCTAAAGAGACAGAAGATGCTGAGGGAGGACGGACTCACACTCATCCAACAGATAAAA GAGGCAGAAAAGCATGGTGTCAGCCCCGAGGAGGTGTACGCAGCTCTGAGCATGTGCGGCGGCAGCAGCGTAAACCCCTGCAACTGGCTGAAGTCTGAGCTGCCCCACCTGTTGGACGAAATCTGCGCCATGGCCGCTTCTGTCCAGCTCAACTACAGAGAGAAGAACAGCGGGACGCAGCTCGCCGTCGAGAGGGATGGATCGCTGTCTGAGCAGAACGTGAAGCTGTCCAGAGCCGAGGCCAAACTGGCCTGGCTGGCGGCGGGAGGAGACAAGGACAAGGCTGTGAGACAGCTgctgagagacagacaggtcaAG ATGAGAGAGCTCAACTTCCTGGGCTTCCAGGATATGCCCCAGTGCGAGGAGGCTCTACGGCAGAGCGGAGGGGACATCAGAGGCTCTCTGTCTCTGCTCCAGCGCCCCCTCATGGAACCTTTCCACCAGCGCATCTGGCTCGACCAGCCCGAGCCGCCGATCAATCCCAGACACCCAGACAAGCAG AGGATGTGCAGGCGCCTGCTGGCGTTGTACGACTTGCCCAGCTGGGGGCGCTGCGAGCTCGCCCTGTCGCTGCTTCAAGAGCCAGATGTAAATTACTCCCTGGAGGATGTGGTGCAAGCCGTGAAGGAATCTCATGACAAAGAGTTCATCAAGCGTCTCCTGAACACGGAGTGTCCCGTCTGTCTGAGCATCTTTCCCCGCAGCAAG ATGCAGTCTCTGACGTCCTGCCAGTGCTCCGTCTGCCACGAGTGTTTCCGGACGCACTTCACCATCGCTGTCAGAGACAAACACATCAGGGACATGGTGTGTCCCGCCTGCTCCGAGCCGGACATCAACGACCCCGAGCAGCTGGACAGCTACTTCTCCACGCTGGACGTCCAG ctGCGGGATTGCTTGGACCCTGAAGTGTACGAGCTGTTTCACAAAAAGCTGACGGAGCACACGCTGATGAAAGACCCAAAATTCCTCTGGTGCTGTCAT TGCACCTCCGGCTTTATCAACGATGGGAACCAGCTGAAGGTCACCTGCCCATCGTGCCGCAAGAGTTTCTGTGCTCAGTGCAAGAAACCG TGGGAGCCTCAGCACCAGGACGTGTCCTGCGAGCAGTTCCAGCTGTGGAAGAGGGAGAACGACCCGGAGTACCAGAGGCAGGGCCTGGCCGGTTATCTGAGGGACAACGGCATCA CGTGTCCTGAGTGTAAGTTCCAGTACGCTCTGACCAAAGGCGGCTGCATGCATTTCACCTGCTCCCAGTGCCGCCACCAGTTCTGCAGCGGCTGCAACAACCCCTATTACAAG ACTGAATGCAAGGTAGCTCAGTGCAAATATGCAGGCCTGCACGCTCATCATCCTCGAGACTGCCTGTTCTATCTCAGAGACTGGGATGCAGATCGACTACAAGATCTCCTGCAG AGGAGCGGTGTGCCCTTCAACACGGATCCTTCCAATGAAACCCAAACGG ACACATGTGGCGTGATGGAGCAGAAGGACGAAGGCGGCCAGCAGGCCGATTCTCCGTGTGGCGGCCAGACGCAGCCGGGACAGGCCGGACTCTGCAT GAAACACTACAGGGAGTACCTGGTGAGTCTGATAAATGGCAACTCTGTGGATCCGGCTGTTCTGTACGAAACCCAGGAGCTGGTTATAGCCTGTGACAGATACCTGGTGGACTCGAGGAGAGGTGAAGGAGAGGAAGACAACGCTTACAACGCTCGCCTGCTTAAG AAACTGATGGAGGTTCCTCTTGGAGAAAAAGTTCCTCgaaacaaataa